A region from the Paraburkholderia youngii genome encodes:
- the pqqA gene encoding pyrroloquinoline quinone precursor peptide PqqA codes for MQWTTPSYTDVRLGFEIVMYVATR; via the coding sequence ATGCAATGGACGACTCCGAGCTACACCGACGTACGCCTCGGTTTTGAAATCGTAATGTATGTCGCTACGCGTTAA
- the istA gene encoding IS21 family transposase: MSGTRITDQQVRLYMSKRKHHTQEVAAAKSGMSSRTARRIERDGRLPSQKPHRDWRTRPDPFAEVWESEVLPLLRSAPGLRAITLLGKLQETHPGEFPDSMRRTLERRVSQWRALEGPGKEVFFPQEHLPGAQGLSDFTDMGGLGITITGVPFAHRLYHFVLAFSHWEYACVVDGGESFEALSQGLQNALWQAGGCPREHRTDSLSAAFRNLQEQDDFTVRYTALLEHYGMVGTRNNRGQGHENGSVESSHRHLKEAIDQALMLRGHRDFAERAAYDGFVREVVMRRNRRNAAGFNVEREHLHDLPERRTTDFVEEEARVTRCGTFTVRGILYSAPSRLIGHRLRVRLYNDRLDCYLSGALVHSTQRGSRVPYGRGRALDYRHFIDALKRKPQAFRGLAFRDDLFPREAYRRTWEQLEARLAQREACKLMVGLLELAAHHGVEAILAERLDALLAAGKLPELEQLRHEFAPRQPQCPEVVVETPSAALYDTLLDDEVPV, from the coding sequence ATGTCCGGAACCCGAATCACGGACCAGCAGGTCCGCCTCTATATGAGCAAGCGCAAACATCACACTCAGGAAGTCGCTGCTGCCAAATCGGGCATGAGTTCGCGCACGGCACGGCGAATCGAACGCGATGGCCGGTTACCGTCGCAGAAGCCGCATCGCGATTGGCGCACTCGCCCCGATCCATTTGCCGAGGTCTGGGAGAGTGAAGTGCTGCCTCTGCTGCGCAGCGCCCCCGGGCTGAGGGCTATCACGCTGCTGGGCAAACTGCAGGAGACGCATCCGGGCGAGTTTCCTGACAGCATGCGGCGTACGCTGGAGCGACGCGTTAGCCAGTGGCGTGCCCTTGAGGGACCAGGCAAGGAAGTCTTCTTTCCCCAGGAGCATCTGCCTGGCGCACAGGGGCTTTCGGACTTCACCGATATGGGCGGCCTCGGCATCACGATCACCGGCGTGCCGTTCGCCCACCGGCTGTACCACTTTGTGCTCGCGTTCTCGCACTGGGAATACGCCTGTGTCGTCGATGGGGGCGAGAGCTTTGAAGCGCTCTCCCAAGGCTTGCAGAATGCGTTGTGGCAGGCCGGCGGATGCCCACGGGAACACCGCACCGACAGTCTGTCGGCGGCGTTCAGGAATCTGCAGGAACAGGACGACTTCACGGTCCGCTATACCGCGCTGCTCGAGCATTACGGCATGGTCGGCACGCGCAACAACCGCGGGCAGGGCCACGAGAACGGCAGCGTGGAGTCATCGCATCGTCACCTGAAGGAGGCAATCGATCAGGCGTTGATGCTGCGCGGTCATCGCGACTTTGCCGAGCGTGCTGCCTATGACGGGTTCGTTCGCGAAGTCGTCATGCGCCGCAACCGGCGCAATGCTGCTGGATTCAACGTTGAGCGCGAGCATCTGCACGATCTGCCCGAGCGTCGCACGACCGACTTCGTCGAGGAAGAAGCGCGCGTTACCCGCTGTGGCACCTTTACCGTGCGCGGAATCCTCTACAGCGCACCATCGCGCCTGATCGGCCACCGCCTGCGGGTACGGCTCTATAACGACCGACTCGACTGCTATCTGTCCGGCGCACTGGTGCACAGCACCCAGCGAGGCTCGCGTGTGCCCTACGGCCGCGGCCGCGCCCTCGATTACCGACACTTCATCGATGCACTCAAACGTAAGCCGCAGGCCTTCAGGGGCCTGGCGTTTCGCGACGACCTGTTTCCGCGCGAAGCGTATCGCCGCACCTGGGAGCAGCTTGAGGCAAGACTGGCACAACGCGAAGCCTGCAAGCTCATGGTCGGGCTACTCGAACTGGCCGCGCATCACGGCGTCGAGGCAATCCTGGCCGAACGGCTCGATGCGCTGCTCGCTGCCGGCAAGTTACCCGAGCTGGAGCAGTTGCGTCACGAATTTGCACCGCGTCAGCCCCAGTGTCCCGAAGTGGTGGTTGAGACGCCATCGGCGGCACTCTACGACACGCTGCTCGATGACGAGGTGCCGGTATGA